The following are from one region of the Carnobacterium gallinarum DSM 4847 genome:
- a CDS encoding ABC transporter permease has product MSNVSIIIKEQLKNARFIFSMARYEEKATYQNHYLGLLWQILNPLMQIGIYYLIFGLGIRGGRSINGVPYILWMLIGLIPWLYINSSLLGASKSIYRQVDLASKMKFPVSILPTINLVSNLTIFLPMGAVVLFFLIQSHFYPTIYWLQLIYYFFCMVVFLYSVSLLNATITTLVRDYQLILQSAVRILFYVSGTIWDFETKGIPEIIIKVLRLNPFYYIINGFRDSLIFQRGFWENGTITLIFWLTTFVFLILGSQIHLKFRAKFMDIN; this is encoded by the coding sequence ATGTCAAATGTTAGTATAATCATCAAGGAACAGCTGAAAAATGCCCGCTTTATTTTTAGTATGGCACGATACGAAGAGAAAGCTACGTATCAGAATCATTATTTAGGCCTATTGTGGCAGATTTTAAATCCATTGATGCAGATTGGAATCTATTACTTGATTTTTGGTCTGGGAATTCGTGGTGGAAGATCAATAAATGGAGTTCCTTATATTTTATGGATGTTAATTGGGTTAATTCCTTGGCTTTATATAAATAGTTCACTATTAGGAGCATCAAAAAGTATCTATCGGCAAGTAGATTTAGCGTCAAAAATGAAATTTCCTGTCAGTATTTTGCCAACAATTAACTTAGTCAGTAATTTAACGATTTTTCTACCTATGGGAGCAGTGGTGTTGTTCTTTCTCATTCAGTCGCATTTTTACCCGACAATTTATTGGCTACAGCTTATTTATTATTTTTTTTGCATGGTTGTATTTTTGTACAGTGTATCGTTATTAAATGCAACCATCACAACATTAGTAAGAGATTATCAATTAATTTTGCAGTCAGCAGTTAGAATTTTATTTTATGTTTCTGGAACAATTTGGGATTTTGAAACAAAAGGTATTCCTGAAATCATTATCAAAGTATTACGACTAAATCCTTTTTACTATATTATTAATGGTTTTAGAGATTCTTTGATTTTTCAGCGAGGCTTTTGGGAAAATGGAACAATTACATTGATTTTTTGGTTGACAACTTTTGTGTTTTTGATTCTGGGTTCACAAATCCATTTGAAATTTAGAGCTAAATTTATGGATATCAATTAG
- the tyrP gene encoding tyrosine-tyramine antiporter: protein MGKSKKLSLFGLIGITMAFFGTVRSVPTLASTGWTQIFYMLLAACVFALPIALMSAELSTGWPEEGGPQVWVKNALGEKWGFVTSWLLWVQMFFGMVMVASTVGVLIGYVINRPDLGHNNIFIFIMILISYWGITLLNLKFDMVKIAGDWGAVIGVYIPFLALVILGVLYMFKHGINPGSYLGHFEASKLLPDFSDLGSLPTLTGIIFIFAGVEISSVHANNIDNPKRNYPIAVISSVLLLVVFNLIAGLSVADAVPSGKMELANITQPFVIFCKDLGIPPIFNNIISLMILIGVLVQLSAWVLGPSKSMIKVADEGSLPPFFQKRTEKGIPITFVLIQAIVISLVSFLYVVIPDISAAFLIITITTTILYCIVYLLIAISAIKLRYKMPEVERPFRLGSKGNGLMWFISCLSILSVIVTILVSLIPPSSIAASAHTGYIIYQVSATVIMVAIALIINKFKKPEWKKKD from the coding sequence ATGGGAAAATCTAAAAAGTTATCATTATTTGGTTTAATCGGAATTACAATGGCATTCTTCGGAACGGTTCGTAGTGTTCCAACTCTAGCTTCAACAGGCTGGACACAAATCTTCTATATGTTGCTTGCAGCATGTGTGTTTGCTTTACCAATCGCTTTAATGTCAGCTGAACTATCAACAGGTTGGCCAGAAGAAGGTGGCCCACAAGTTTGGGTTAAAAATGCCTTAGGAGAAAAATGGGGTTTCGTTACTTCATGGTTACTATGGGTGCAAATGTTCTTCGGAATGGTAATGGTTGCATCAACTGTAGGAGTTCTTATAGGATATGTCATCAATCGTCCTGACTTAGGACATAACAACATCTTCATTTTTATCATGATTCTAATTTCTTATTGGGGAATTACATTGTTGAATCTAAAATTTGACATGGTAAAAATCGCAGGTGACTGGGGTGCTGTTATCGGGGTTTATATCCCATTCCTTGCTCTTGTTATTCTAGGTGTTTTATATATGTTCAAACACGGAATTAATCCAGGTAGCTATCTTGGACATTTTGAAGCAAGTAAATTATTACCAGATTTCAGTGATCTAGGTAGTTTACCAACATTAACAGGGATTATCTTTATCTTTGCTGGGGTGGAAATTTCATCAGTTCATGCAAACAACATTGACAATCCAAAACGTAACTATCCAATCGCTGTTATCTCATCAGTACTATTATTAGTAGTCTTTAACTTGATTGCAGGTCTAAGCGTTGCTGATGCTGTCCCAAGTGGCAAAATGGAATTAGCAAATATTACTCAACCATTTGTTATCTTCTGTAAAGATTTAGGTATTCCACCAATCTTTAATAACATTATTTCATTAATGATTTTAATCGGTGTTTTAGTTCAATTAAGCGCATGGGTTTTAGGACCTAGTAAATCAATGATTAAAGTGGCAGACGAAGGTTCATTACCTCCATTCTTCCAAAAACGTACTGAAAAAGGAATTCCAATTACATTTGTATTGATTCAAGCTATCGTTATTTCACTTGTTTCTTTCTTATATGTAGTCATTCCAGATATTAGTGCAGCATTCTTAATCATTACTATTACAACAACTATTCTTTATTGTATTGTTTATCTATTAATTGCCATTTCAGCAATTAAATTACGTTATAAAATGCCAGAAGTCGAACGTCCATTTAGACTGGGTAGCAAAGGGAACGGCTTAATGTGGTTTATCTCTTGTCTATCTATCTTAAGTGTTATCGTTACAATCTTAGTAAGTTTGATTCCACCATCTTCAATCGCTGCAAGTGCTCATACTGGATATATTATTTATCAAGTATCCGCAACAGTTATTATGGTAGCTATTGCCTTGATTATTAACAAATTCAAGAAACCAGAGTGGAAAAAGAAAGACTAA
- the tdc gene encoding tyrosine decarboxylase, with amino-acid sequence MKNTFNPDDTNLKALFLGDKGENVDLFKEILNKMIDEHVGWRQNYMPQDMPVITPQDKSSQSFQATADNMRGVFNLLSSRLRTESLPWHSAGRFWGHMNSETLMPAIIAYTTAMLWNGNNVAYESSPGTSQMEEEVGMEFAKLMSYKNGWGHIAADGSIANLEGLWYARNMKSLPLAIKEVVPALVEGKTEWELLNMSTTDVLDLLDQAQDHMDEIKAQSARSGKNLQKLGKWIVPQTKHYSWLKAADIIGIGLDQVIAGEVTNEYRMDIEKLEAQIRGLAAENIPVLGVVGVVGSTEEGQIDRIDQIIALREKLAKEGIYFYVHVDAAYGGYGRSIFLDENDEFIPYKDINAVYERNGIFMGENTWLTEDVYNSFKAIEDAESVTIDPHKMGYIPYSAGGVVIRDVRMRDVISYFATYVFEKGADIPALLGAYILEGSKAGATAAAVWTAHKVLPLNVTGYGKLMGASIEGAFHFYNFIDGRKFKVGDKTITLHALTKPDFNMVDYVFNEDGNTDLVKMNKLNHDFYEYASYVKGGLYDNEFITSHTDFAIEEYGNSPFDFVNSLGFDRKEWDRAGKVTILRASAMSPYMNDKEVFDTYAADIEKAIQQKLEAIYNEEA; translated from the coding sequence ATGAAAAACACATTTAATCCAGATGATACTAACTTAAAAGCTTTATTCCTTGGCGACAAAGGGGAAAACGTTGATTTATTCAAAGAAATTTTAAACAAAATGATTGACGAACATGTTGGTTGGAGACAAAACTACATGCCACAAGATATGCCAGTTATCACTCCACAAGATAAAAGTTCTCAAAGCTTCCAAGCAACGGCTGACAACATGCGCGGAGTGTTTAACTTATTATCTTCACGTCTACGTACTGAATCACTTCCATGGCATTCAGCTGGACGTTTCTGGGGTCATATGAACTCTGAAACATTAATGCCAGCAATCATTGCTTATACAACTGCAATGCTTTGGAACGGTAACAACGTAGCATACGAATCATCTCCAGGAACTTCTCAAATGGAAGAAGAAGTTGGAATGGAATTTGCTAAACTAATGAGTTATAAAAACGGTTGGGGACACATCGCTGCTGATGGTTCAATCGCTAACTTAGAAGGTTTATGGTATGCACGTAACATGAAATCATTGCCATTAGCAATCAAAGAAGTTGTGCCAGCATTAGTTGAAGGCAAAACTGAATGGGAATTATTAAATATGTCTACAACAGACGTTTTAGACTTATTAGATCAAGCCCAAGATCACATGGACGAAATCAAAGCTCAATCAGCTCGTAGTGGTAAAAACTTACAAAAATTAGGTAAATGGATTGTTCCACAAACTAAACATTATTCTTGGTTAAAAGCTGCTGACATCATCGGAATTGGTTTAGACCAAGTTATCGCTGGTGAAGTAACAAACGAATACCGTATGGATATTGAAAAATTAGAAGCACAAATCCGTGGCTTAGCTGCTGAAAATATTCCAGTTCTTGGGGTAGTTGGAGTTGTTGGTTCAACTGAAGAAGGTCAAATCGACCGTATTGATCAAATCATTGCCTTACGTGAAAAATTAGCTAAAGAAGGCATTTACTTCTATGTACACGTTGATGCTGCATATGGCGGATATGGACGTTCAATCTTCTTAGATGAAAACGACGAATTTATCCCTTACAAAGACATCAACGCTGTTTACGAAAGAAATGGAATCTTCATGGGTGAAAACACTTGGTTAACAGAAGATGTTTACAATTCATTCAAAGCAATCGAAGATGCAGAATCCGTAACAATTGATCCTCATAAAATGGGTTACATCCCTTACTCAGCTGGTGGAGTTGTTATCAGAGACGTACGTATGCGTGACGTAATTTCTTACTTTGCAACATATGTATTTGAAAAAGGTGCTGATATTCCTGCATTACTAGGAGCCTATATTCTTGAAGGTTCAAAAGCCGGCGCAACTGCTGCTGCTGTTTGGACTGCACACAAAGTATTGCCATTAAACGTAACAGGTTACGGTAAATTAATGGGAGCAAGTATCGAAGGAGCATTCCACTTCTACAACTTTATCGATGGACGCAAATTTAAAGTCGGCGACAAAACAATTACCTTACACGCTTTAACAAAACCTGACTTTAATATGGTAGATTATGTATTTAACGAAGACGGTAACACAGACTTAGTTAAAATGAACAAATTAAACCATGACTTCTACGAATATGCTTCATACGTTAAAGGTGGTTTATACGACAACGAATTCATTACATCTCATACTGACTTTGCAATCGAAGAATATGGCAATAGCCCATTCGACTTTGTAAACAGCTTAGGATTTGATCGTAAAGAATGGGATCGCGCTGGTAAAGTAACAATCTTACGTGCATCAGCAATGTCACCATATATGAACGACAAAGAAGTATTCGACACATACGCTGCCGATATCGAAAAAGCAATCCAACAAAAATTAGAAGCAATCTACAACGAAGAAGCATAA
- the nhaC gene encoding Na+/H+ antiporter NhaC: MKKSITIKQALFLLVVLLAMIGLCIIGFKLPAHVAILLAIAIVILFAVVKGFSWDDIHGGIQDGIAPGLVPIIIFILIGALISVWIAAGTIPTIMVYGFNLLSADYFLPAVFVICGVVGAAVGSSFTTISTVGIAFLGMGSMMGFNPAITTGAIVSGAFFGNSISPLSDTANLASAIAEVELFDHIRNELWTVLPTFLISLVTFGFLGLQHTSGSGEGDIQLITQTLTDHYTISVIALLPVILLFLAAWRKIPAIPTLLMSIALSLVIRYIYYPTTAISQVGKWIQDGYVATTGVADVDTLLTRGGMQSMMWSVSLILLALSLGGLLVKLNIIGTILSELDGFMNNKGRLILMTALSAIGVNLLIGEQYLSIILPGKAFKSSYDKVGIDDTILARTLQDAGATVNPLIPWGVSGVFITGTLGISTLSYMPFAFFCYLTPILTILLGFKKAKTKTAHKEATE; the protein is encoded by the coding sequence ATGAAAAAAAGTATTACAATCAAACAAGCTTTATTTCTATTAGTCGTCCTATTAGCAATGATTGGACTATGTATTATCGGCTTTAAACTACCAGCACATGTAGCGATTCTATTGGCGATTGCAATTGTTATTTTATTTGCAGTCGTCAAAGGCTTTAGCTGGGATGATATTCATGGAGGAATTCAAGACGGTATCGCCCCAGGGCTAGTTCCGATTATCATTTTTATTTTAATTGGAGCCTTAATTAGTGTTTGGATTGCAGCGGGAACGATTCCGACGATTATGGTTTATGGATTTAATTTGCTCTCAGCAGATTATTTTTTGCCAGCAGTCTTTGTTATTTGTGGCGTCGTTGGTGCTGCTGTTGGTAGTTCATTTACAACAATCTCAACAGTCGGAATTGCATTTCTAGGAATGGGTTCTATGATGGGCTTTAATCCAGCAATAACTACTGGTGCAATTGTATCAGGTGCGTTTTTCGGAAATAGTATTTCGCCATTATCTGATACAGCAAATCTTGCATCGGCCATTGCGGAAGTTGAGCTATTCGATCATATTCGCAATGAACTTTGGACCGTACTGCCAACTTTTTTGATCTCTTTAGTAACTTTTGGCTTTCTAGGTTTGCAACATACAAGTGGTTCAGGAGAAGGCGATATTCAGTTAATCACTCAAACATTAACGGATCATTATACAATTTCAGTTATCGCGTTGTTACCTGTGATTCTGTTATTTTTAGCAGCGTGGCGCAAAATTCCTGCCATTCCAACGTTACTCATGAGTATTGCTTTGTCCTTAGTTATCCGTTATATCTACTACCCTACAACAGCGATTAGCCAAGTGGGCAAATGGATCCAAGACGGTTATGTAGCCACAACAGGTGTTGCTGATGTAGATACGTTGTTAACTCGTGGTGGAATGCAAAGCATGATGTGGTCTGTTTCTTTAATTTTATTAGCTCTATCATTAGGTGGTTTATTGGTGAAATTAAATATTATTGGCACAATTCTTTCAGAATTAGATGGATTTATGAACAATAAAGGTCGTTTGATTTTAATGACAGCCTTAAGTGCAATTGGTGTGAATTTATTGATAGGTGAACAATATTTATCAATTATTTTGCCTGGGAAAGCTTTTAAATCGAGCTATGACAAAGTTGGTATCGACGATACAATTTTAGCGCGGACTTTACAGGATGCTGGTGCAACGGTAAATCCTTTGATTCCGTGGGGAGTTAGTGGCGTCTTTATTACAGGGACATTGGGAATTAGTACTTTAAGCTATATGCCATTTGCATTTTTCTGTTATTTAACACCAATTCTTACTATTTTATTAGGGTTTAAAAAAGCGAAAACAAAGACAGCACATAAAGAGGCAACTGAATAA
- a CDS encoding ABC transporter permease, whose product MKTIYFDELKRELLSIKALIITVILIGTAFIAGKYSTTLDLISSDGGSSPLIDILFGIYGFFGLMFSFLIFSGIVARDVDSQSMRYITPYLSRTKIFFAKYFSMLTYFVLILFLSLVILFLTRGEIIFPVQSLVNITLFFSYSEALVLFFSVLFNKERMVSLTGMIISIAFPILGAWSTISSNYILKIISWVLPYRYVDAKLDIIILVFLTVLILLFGLFIFLRKEI is encoded by the coding sequence ATGAAGACTATATATTTTGATGAATTAAAGAGAGAGTTATTATCAATAAAAGCATTGATTATTACTGTAATCCTTATTGGGACAGCTTTTATTGCAGGGAAATATTCTACGACACTTGATTTAATATCCTCAGATGGGGGAAGTTCCCCCTTAATTGATATTCTTTTTGGAATATACGGCTTTTTTGGTCTCATGTTCTCTTTCTTGATATTTTCGGGTATTGTTGCTAGAGATGTAGATAGTCAATCTATGCGATATATTACGCCTTATCTAAGTAGAACAAAGATTTTTTTTGCTAAATATTTTTCAATGCTTACCTACTTTGTTTTAATCCTATTTCTGTCACTTGTTATCCTATTTCTAACAAGAGGGGAAATTATATTTCCAGTTCAATCATTAGTAAATATAACCCTATTTTTTTCATATTCGGAAGCACTTGTGTTGTTTTTCTCTGTCCTTTTTAATAAAGAAAGAATGGTTTCGTTAACGGGTATGATTATCAGTATTGCTTTTCCAATATTAGGCGCATGGTCTACAATATCTTCTAATTATATTTTAAAAATAATCAGCTGGGTGCTACCATATCGTTATGTTGATGCAAAGTTGGATATTATCATATTGGTATTTTTAACAGTGCTAATTTTGCTATTTGGATTATTCATTTTTTTAAGAAAGGAAATATAA
- a CDS encoding ABC transporter ATP-binding protein, translated as MIEIHNLYKSFGEKEVLTNINMNVANGKITSLVGKNGAGKSTIIGIIANYMTSDKGSIKKESVSIMPDADNLFSDMTGRYFLTFMEKLKNKKETYKEWEILCKELGLEHSLDKKIKEYSFGMKKKISFIQTCIGQYDTYVFDEPTSGVDVHSSVIMMGIIEELKGKSAVLLTSHNMDEIERVSDYIYFLEGGTILKHGTTKQIIDKESRTCERYYVIETSNADEVIEYLTKIENVHVEKNNTGVLLLLDETISIQSIIFTILSNKIKIDGFWEEKKSLQTIFFKQE; from the coding sequence ATGATTGAAATTCATAATTTATACAAATCATTTGGTGAAAAGGAAGTTCTAACTAATATTAATATGAATGTAGCGAATGGAAAAATAACTTCTCTTGTTGGAAAAAACGGAGCTGGAAAATCAACGATTATTGGTATAATTGCTAATTATATGACAAGCGATAAAGGAAGTATAAAAAAGGAATCTGTTTCTATAATGCCTGATGCCGACAACTTGTTTAGTGATATGACAGGAAGATACTTTTTAACGTTTATGGAGAAACTAAAAAATAAAAAAGAAACGTATAAAGAGTGGGAAATACTTTGCAAGGAACTTGGTTTAGAACATTCATTAGACAAAAAAATAAAAGAATATTCATTTGGAATGAAGAAAAAAATTAGTTTTATACAAACATGTATCGGACAATATGATACGTATGTATTTGATGAACCAACGTCTGGTGTCGATGTTCACTCTAGTGTAATAATGATGGGTATCATTGAAGAACTCAAGGGGAAATCTGCAGTTTTGTTAACATCTCATAACATGGATGAAATTGAACGAGTTAGCGATTATATTTATTTCTTAGAGGGAGGAACGATACTTAAACATGGGACAACTAAACAAATAATCGATAAAGAGAGTCGCACATGTGAGCGTTATTACGTTATCGAAACATCGAATGCAGATGAAGTCATAGAATATCTGACAAAAATAGAAAACGTACATGTTGAAAAAAATAATACAGGTGTTTTACTCTTGCTAGACGAAACGATAAGTATTCAATCAATTATTTTCACTATTTTGTCTAATAAAATTAAGATAGACGGGTTTTGGGAAGAGAAAAAATCATTGCAAACTATTTTTTTCAAACAAGAATAA
- a CDS encoding RidA family protein, which produces MLENIFTEKAPAAIGPYSQAIKVQETLYTSGQIPVDPTVGKVTATEIQGQTEQVMKNLKAVLEEGGASLQSVIKTTCFLTDMTNFAAFNEVYGTYFGDHKPARSCVAVKELPLGVLVEVEAIAITK; this is translated from the coding sequence ATGCTAGAGAATATTTTTACAGAGAAGGCTCCTGCTGCAATTGGTCCTTACTCACAAGCAATTAAAGTGCAAGAAACTCTATATACTTCCGGTCAAATTCCAGTTGATCCAACTGTAGGCAAAGTAACTGCTACAGAAATCCAAGGACAAACGGAACAAGTAATGAAAAATCTTAAAGCTGTTTTAGAAGAAGGCGGTGCAAGTCTGCAATCTGTCATTAAAACAACTTGCTTCCTAACGGATATGACGAATTTCGCAGCATTTAATGAAGTTTACGGGACTTACTTTGGTGATCATAAGCCTGCACGCTCTTGTGTAGCTGTCAAAGAATTGCCGTTGGGCGTTCTAGTTGAAGTTGAAGCTATCGCTATTACAAAATAA
- a CDS encoding lactococcin 972 family bacteriocin, translated as MKKLILSALFTLETQAKTIAVPENLNEGYVILGEDGSVVETSHSALKEEMPLSRATQYFQDATFVYYSEDLNWSWSQMKHTQKASNSNLLHTKKYHRTTATVGNNSHSSYANAGHWSKARVVGSSVYRALAYYSY; from the coding sequence ATGAAAAAACTAATTTTATCCGCTTTATTTACTTTAGAAACTCAGGCAAAAACAATAGCTGTTCCAGAAAACTTGAATGAAGGTTATGTTATCTTAGGTGAGGATGGCAGTGTAGTAGAAACTTCTCATTCAGCTTTAAAGGAAGAAATGCCATTAAGTCGTGCTACTCAATATTTCCAAGATGCTACGTTTGTCTATTATTCCGAGGATTTAAATTGGAGTTGGTCTCAAATGAAACATACACAAAAAGCGTCTAACTCAAATCTACTTCATACTAAAAAATATCACAGAACCACTGCCACTGTTGGAAACAATAGTCACTCTAGTTACGCAAATGCTGGTCATTGGTCTAAAGCAAGAGTTGTTGGTAGTAGTGTATATCGAGCTCTTGCATATTACTCATACTAA
- a CDS encoding DUF1430 domain-containing protein → MKNNTIKVFMLFFTGLIITSLAIVDSIRNSNELAEQQYAVQNIGQMFILPKNENISIKQYEIDKLILEEANKLDLNFFKRTTNRTYAKNKKGEPDIFNYQTDVYYFLSNSSKSNVYQLFNRTPIRLKNDEFLSTSKSDSKQQKGLLEKGKNGEVDYTINTIHSKESQKGHEAIYGVETLNEKNSTIFLKNVMNAYNIQFNTEFSISDLKVSKSEEFLSLKQVANKYSDITIFSIFLCIFTVIYIMISMSVIGIHKLNGYSSISVLYKLLIRSNLFLSVALVLFLYMSRIFTLGSRFLMDCIVYLSIYYFVLFIVLRILFYFSITEQLNKKDFSRYIFGSLYVVKMIVLLMTVSSIQSLVQTILYDYQESHVKDTSEYGSLYPSYIGYNFQDIINGTETTYDDINRAIYKYVEENNGILMDSSDYFSEEDYLNRVIRVNPEYVKQNSIYDQNNKIILTQKLSKHLIVLVSTKYQDKENEIKNKYQKISDNYSIHWIQLNQKLPIYDGRSTLITEPIIIEIQTPFTELIASYPVRSIAQGNGTLIPLKIPIEHGSAETYQKLYPMLKKYKVEDNFPMLKTLEEINRIEERFAIGEDSIQQVSWASLMTLFSCLLIIYSSSLYFFKNKRKISILKLHGYGHFIVYRKLIVATIVQFIVVSLLLFSYPNYGIIAVLYFVFETLVLCICMNRLEKKNKYLLLEGD, encoded by the coding sequence ATGAAAAATAACACGATTAAAGTGTTTATGCTTTTTTTTACAGGGTTAATTATTACTTCTCTAGCGATTGTGGATAGTATCCGAAATTCTAATGAATTAGCAGAACAGCAGTATGCCGTTCAGAATATTGGACAGATGTTTATTTTACCTAAAAACGAAAATATTTCTATTAAGCAATATGAAATAGATAAGTTGATATTAGAAGAAGCGAATAAATTAGATTTAAATTTTTTTAAGAGAACGACTAACCGTACATATGCAAAAAATAAAAAAGGAGAACCTGATATTTTTAATTATCAAACAGATGTGTATTATTTTTTATCTAATTCAAGTAAATCCAACGTGTATCAGTTATTTAATAGAACACCTATCCGTTTAAAAAATGATGAATTCTTATCAACGAGTAAGTCTGATTCAAAGCAACAAAAAGGTTTATTGGAAAAAGGGAAAAATGGAGAAGTTGATTATACAATTAATACAATTCATTCCAAGGAGTCGCAAAAGGGACATGAAGCTATCTATGGAGTAGAGACTTTAAATGAAAAAAATTCTACTATATTTTTAAAAAATGTAATGAATGCTTATAATATACAATTTAATACTGAATTTAGTATTAGTGATTTAAAAGTCAGTAAGTCAGAAGAATTTTTATCGCTTAAGCAGGTAGCTAATAAGTATTCAGATATCACTATATTTTCTATCTTTTTATGTATATTCACTGTTATCTATATAATGATTAGTATGTCTGTAATCGGAATACATAAACTAAACGGCTATTCTTCAATCAGTGTTCTTTATAAGTTACTTATCCGAAGTAATCTGTTTCTTAGTGTAGCTTTGGTTCTGTTCTTATATATGTCAAGAATATTTACATTAGGTTCAAGATTTTTAATGGATTGCATTGTCTATCTAAGTATTTACTATTTTGTTCTTTTTATTGTGCTAAGAATTCTGTTCTATTTCTCAATAACAGAGCAATTAAATAAAAAAGATTTTTCCAGATATATATTTGGTAGTTTATATGTGGTTAAGATGATTGTGCTTTTAATGACGGTTAGTTCTATTCAAAGTTTAGTACAAACAATTTTATATGACTACCAAGAATCGCATGTGAAAGACACAAGTGAATATGGGAGTCTGTACCCATCTTATATTGGGTATAATTTTCAAGATATAATAAATGGAACAGAAACTACATACGACGATATTAATAGGGCTATCTATAAGTATGTAGAAGAAAATAATGGGATTTTGATGGATAGTTCAGATTATTTTTCTGAAGAAGATTATTTAAATCGGGTCATACGAGTTAATCCAGAATACGTAAAGCAAAATTCTATATATGATCAAAATAATAAAATCATTTTAACCCAAAAACTGAGTAAACATTTGATTGTTTTAGTATCTACAAAGTATCAAGACAAAGAAAATGAAATTAAAAATAAGTATCAAAAGATATCCGATAACTATTCGATTCATTGGATTCAGTTAAATCAAAAATTACCTATCTATGATGGTAGGTCTACACTTATCACTGAACCGATAATTATTGAAATTCAAACACCTTTTACTGAATTAATTGCTAGTTATCCTGTGCGCTCCATTGCACAAGGGAATGGAACTTTAATACCATTAAAAATCCCGATAGAACATGGAAGTGCTGAAACCTATCAAAAACTTTATCCCATGTTAAAAAAATATAAAGTCGAAGATAATTTTCCAATGTTGAAAACATTAGAAGAAATCAATCGAATTGAGGAACGATTTGCGATTGGTGAGGATTCTATACAACAAGTAAGTTGGGCTAGTTTAATGACACTTTTCTCATGTTTACTAATTATTTATAGTAGTAGTCTTTATTTCTTTAAAAATAAAAGAAAAATCAGTATTTTAAAATTGCATGGTTATGGTCATTTTATTGTATATCGGAAGCTGATAGTAGCTACAATTGTTCAGTTTATTGTTGTTAGCTTATTGTTATTTAGTTATCCAAACTATGGAATAATCGCCGTTCTGTATTTTGTTTTTGAGACGTTAGTATTGTGTATATGTATGAATCGATTAGAAAAGAAGAATAAATATTTACTTTTGGAGGGGGATTAA
- a CDS encoding ATP-binding cassette domain-containing protein: MILKVANITKAYHKNEVLKNISFEIEANKITAIHGKSGAGKTTLMNIIGLNECFDSGSIELFGKPAPKINSREAMYLRRNDLSYLFQNFGLVDSESIDYNLTIALQYQKLSKKEKSEMKKQALEEVGLHYFLTKKVYQLSGGEKQRVALARVLLKNSRLILADEPTGSLDEDTKYEICELLFKQKQSKTIVLVSHDPYLIGKSDYEIKID, encoded by the coding sequence ATGATTTTAAAAGTTGCTAATATTACAAAAGCATATCATAAAAATGAAGTTTTAAAAAATATTTCATTTGAAATTGAAGCTAATAAAATAACTGCTATACATGGGAAAAGTGGTGCTGGAAAAACTACCTTAATGAATATAATTGGTTTAAATGAATGCTTTGATTCTGGGAGTATCGAGTTATTTGGAAAACCAGCTCCAAAGATAAATAGCCGAGAAGCCATGTATCTAAGAAGGAATGACCTATCTTATCTTTTTCAAAATTTTGGTTTGGTAGATTCTGAGTCAATCGATTATAATTTAACTATCGCTTTGCAATATCAGAAACTATCTAAAAAAGAAAAAAGCGAAATGAAAAAACAGGCATTGGAAGAAGTGGGGTTACATTATTTCTTAACTAAAAAGGTCTATCAACTTTCGGGTGGTGAAAAGCAACGTGTTGCTTTAGCGCGAGTACTTTTAAAGAACAGTCGATTGATACTTGCTGATGAGCCAACAGGTTCCTTGGATGAAGATACAAAATATGAGATATGTGAATTATTATTTAAACAAAAACAGTCAAAAACAATTGTATTAGTTAGCCATGACCCCTATTTAATTGGAAAAAGTGATTATGAGATAAAGATTGATTAA